From a region of the Halolamina sp. CBA1230 genome:
- a CDS encoding nucleotidyltransferase domain-containing protein, with translation MAGQEITICIDAYPEADSPVFRIEAADDILRLLADAHEAEFTIPELVDATGASRSTVWRAVDLLDSIGAIRVRETPQRNYVAINPDRLNKDDPVLAIDQSAFHDPIRAFVKRVRTAIADADADDVGPVAGIVVFGSVARGEADRRSDIDLFVVVEGDRTTARRVVTDVVADLQSQRFDGERFEFEPYVESVESARRAGSKLDEIFEEGVTVYGTETLQSLRKAVITDE, from the coding sequence ATGGCGGGACAAGAGATAACGATCTGTATCGATGCGTATCCGGAGGCGGACTCTCCCGTCTTTCGTATCGAGGCAGCGGACGATATCCTCCGATTGTTGGCTGACGCCCATGAAGCGGAGTTCACCATCCCGGAGCTCGTTGACGCGACTGGCGCCAGCCGGTCGACCGTATGGCGGGCAGTCGACCTCCTCGACTCGATTGGCGCGATTCGCGTTCGAGAGACGCCCCAACGGAACTACGTCGCCATCAACCCGGACCGACTCAACAAAGACGACCCCGTGCTCGCTATCGATCAATCGGCGTTTCACGACCCGATCCGCGCGTTCGTGAAACGCGTACGGACGGCGATCGCCGACGCTGACGCCGACGATGTCGGTCCGGTCGCCGGGATCGTCGTCTTCGGAAGCGTCGCTCGTGGCGAGGCTGATCGCCGGAGCGATATCGACCTGTTCGTCGTCGTCGAGGGTGATCGAACGACGGCTCGGCGTGTCGTCACTGACGTCGTTGCCGATCTCCAGTCCCAGCGCTTCGACGGTGAGCGCTTCGAGTTCGAACCGTACGTCGAATCCGTCGAGAGCGCACGCAGGGCTGGGTCGAAGCTCGACGAGATCTTCGAAGAAGGGGTGACGGTGTACGGTACGGAGACACTCCAGTCGCTCCGGAAGGCGGTGATCACCGATGAGTAG